Within Candidatus Krumholzibacteriia bacterium, the genomic segment GTGCGGCCGTCCCAACGTACGTCGTAACGACCCGTGGCCTTCACGCCGTCCACCAGGGTGGCGACGCGGCGACCGCGGAGGTCGAAGACGGACAGGTTCACGGCCTGCTGCGAGCGCACGGCGAACGAGATCGTCGTCTGGCCCCGGAACGGGTTCGGGCTGCCGCCCTCCAGACGGATGATCGAGTCGTCACCGCTGCCCTCGGTCAGACGGAACGGACCGAAGGACATGGCGCCGCCGTTGGCGTTGACCAGCTCGACCGTGTAGGTCGCGCCGCCGGTCGGGGCGACCTCGTCGACGAACCGGAAGCTTCCGGCCACCGACAGGTCCTGCACCTGATCGGTCAGACGCACGCGGTCGGTCTGCTCGCCATTCTGGCGGTACACGTGGTATCCGGTGAAGCCGAAGGCCTCGGCCAGACGCCACTGCAGCACGGCACCCCAGCCCTCGCGGGCGACGCTGACGTCGGTGAACGACACGGGCACCGGGCAGTCCACGACGATCACGGACTCGCAGGTGCTCACGTTGCCCTCGTCGTCGGTGACGATCAGGGTCACGGGGTTCTGGCCACCCACATAGGGTCCCGGAGGATCGAGGGCCAGCGTCACGTCTCCGCCGTCGGGATCGAACGAACCGGCGTCGACCTGCGAAGGATCGACGAAGGCCTCGCACGGACCCGTATCGGTCTCGTTGACGATGGTCACCCACGGGTTGCAGGCGGCTGTCGGCGGAACGTCCTCACCCGTCACGTTCAGCGTGACCGGGATCGTGGCGCTGCCACCGTTGCTGCTGATGTTGATCTCGCAGTCGTACGAACCGGTCGCCAGGCCGGTCGCGTCGAACACGAGGTCGACGATGTCGCTGTCCCCCGCGGGCACGGAGCCCGAGGTGGTGCTGGCCGAGAGGAATCCGCAGTCGGAGATCTCGGCAGCGATCACGACGTCGTCGAGGAAGAAGTTCGTCCCACCACCGTTGGCGGCGAAGATCTCGGAACGGAACTCCACGTTGTGAGGCTGACCGTCGGCGAAGCCGAGCGCGGTCAGATCGACGGTGACCTCGGTGTAGCCGAGCTGACCGCAGATCGCGCTGCCGCCGTCGGTACGGAACACCTCGGTGCCGTCGATCAGCACCTGCATGTAGTCCGAAGGCGAGTCGCAGGTGATCTGCTCGATCCAGAAGCTGAGCACGACGTCGCCGGTCGGGATGGTCACCGTCTGGCTGACGCTTCCGGCCTCGAAGGCGGCGATGCCACCGAACCAGGTCCAGAAGGCGCCGGTGCGGGGACCGGTGCCGGTACCCGTGCCGCAGGTGACCACGTCACAGATCGGCGTGCCGAAGTTCGTGGACGACTCGGTCCACACACCGCCGAAGGGACCCGCCTCGAAGCTGCCGTCGGCCACCGCATTCGGACCCAGCGCCTTGGCCAGGTGTTGCGGGTGCACGTGCGGCATCTTCTCGGAAACGTCCTTCAGCGCTTCGGCCGTGGTCGGCTTCTTCGCCGTGGATCCGGACCGCTCGTTCGAGCGCTCGAGCCGGAAGGCCGTCTGCGGCTCGAAGAGCTCGGTCGTCGAGCCGGCCAGGAACGGCGAGGCGGTGACCTCGACGTCGTCCAGGCTCCACTCGAGATCGAAGGCCGGCGGCACGGCCGCGTTCGCGATCGCCAGCGGCAGCTGGGTGGTCCCACCGGCCGGCAGCGTCACCTCGATCGGCGTGGTGTCCACGTCGAGGATCGCCGGCGGCAGCAGCTCGCAGATCGTCCACTCGAAGGTTCCGTTGGCCAGGTCGATGCTGGGCACGAACGAGAACTCCTCGTACACGGTCTGCAGGCCGTCACCGATCGGCTGGGCCGCGGCCGACAGATCGGTCGAACCCGGATCCGCGACACCGCCACCCTGCGAGCGGCCCACGACGGCGTCGGTGGTCGCGATGGCGCCGTACTCGATCGAGTACGTGCCGTCGGGACGCAGCGTCACCGTGAAGTTGTTCGAGTCGGTGCCGGCGAACTGCGGGACGTCGGTGAAGGTGACGACGAATTCGCCGCCCACGTTCTCCGCGGTGACCGTGCCGCCGGTGTTCGGCGACAGGTCGTCCCACAGCGGGGCGATGCGCGGCGGACCGTCGAGGAGTTCGCCCACCGACTCCGAGAAGTCGGTGTCACCCTGGCCGAAGGTCAGGAACCCGTTCGAACCGACGAACACGCTCGAGTAGGTGTTGCCGTCACAGAACGGGAACTCGAAGCCCAGGGGCACCTCGATCGAGTCGTCGTCACCGAGCGGCAGCACGGCGCCGGGATCGGTGAGGATGATGTCGACGTTCGAGGTCACGCCGTTGGCCACGATGCCCGAGAAGTCGCACTCGGGATCGACGGTGCCGTCGGCGCTCTCGGCCGTGTTCCACCATTCCTCGTTGAACGTGACGGTGGTGGGCGGAGTGCTGAAGCCGCCATCGACGATGCCGTCGATGTAGACCACGTACTCCTCACCGGGGGTCAGACCGTTGAACTCGAAGTCTCCGCGCGGCGTCGAGGCTTCACCCTGCGAGCGGTTGCCCGAGAGCTCCGAGTTCGAATCGCCGTAGGGATCGTTCACGTTGCGGACGATCACGTTGATCCCGGTCACCGGCGTCACGCCGTCGGGCAGAAGGACCTGACCGCTGATGGTCGCGCCGGTGGTCGGCCAACCGCCTGCGGGGTACAGGTTCGACAGCGCCGAGACGTCGTCGGGATGCTCGATGGTCGCCATCTCGACGCCGATTCCCACACCCGCACTCGGGTCGATGAACGGGTACATGGTCTCGAGATCGGCGAAGGTCGGCAGATTGCTGTACGGCCCCGCGCAACCATCGGGCGTGAGGTCGTCTCCGAGGAACACGATCGCGCCGTTGGTCTGCGTGTGGGCCAGGTTGATCGAGTGGCCGAACTCGTGGGTCACGACACCACCGAAGCTCTGTCCGGCCGTGTCGGACGGATCCACGCCGCCGCCACCGAGCACGACCCAGCCCTCGGTGATCTCCGCGCCGTCGGCGAAGTCCGGGCTGGCGACGCCCAGCACGCCCGATCCGGGCGGAATTCCGAAGAACTCGAAGAAGACGTTCTCGTCGTCGTCGTAGATGACGTGGATGCCGCCGCCGTTGAAGGTGCCGATCACGCCGGCCGCGGTGGTGCCGTCATTCACGTCGGGAAGGCCGACGGTCGAGAAGTCACCGGCCACGGTCAGCTGCAGGGCCGACGTCGGCACGCCGGACCACTCGCTCACGCCCGCCTGGACGAGAGCGTCGGCCTGGGCGTTGGTCACCGGGCCGAGATCTCCGAGGTCGGTGTACACGTTCACCGGCGCCGCGGTGCTCCATGCGAACGGGCTGTTCGTCTCGGGATCGAAGACCAGTAGGGGACCGCCGGCGTTGGCGGCTGCCGGGGCCAGGACGAGGGTGAGGGCGAGTGTCAGGAGTCCGATTCGCTCAGTGCGCATGGTGCAGGACCCCCTCTTCGACCCAGCGTTCCTCGACCGCGTTGCGAACGAAGTTCACGAACGCGTTCTCGTTGATCTCGCCACCGCGGACGGCGACCAGCTTCTGCGCCGCTTCGGGCATGCGCTCGGTCTGCGCGGCGACGTGGTGGAACAGGTTGGTGTTGTCGACGGCGTTGATCACGTTGCCGCGCGCATCGACGGTGAACTTGCCCTGGTTCAGACCGACGGTCGTCTGCATCCCGTTCATCGGCGACTGCCGGTAGAGGAACAGGATGACCTTCTCGTCGGTCACGAACATCGGGAAGGCGGCCGGGGTCATGGACAGAGCCGTGCGGCCGTCCGGCATCTGCTTGGGCTCCTGGAGCCCGAACTGGCGGATGATGCGGACGCCGGTGCGATTACCGGTGAGGTCGTCCAGCACGTCGATCGTGATGTCTGTGTAGGGCAGGTTCATCGAGTCGAAGCCGTCTTCGATCTCGAGGACCTCGGCCACCACGATGCTCTCCGCCTGGTCGATCAGGTCGACGATGTTGGCGGTGCGCAACGATGTGGCCTGTGCAAGCGATGCGTGAAACATCATCGCGAACACCAGGAGGCCCACCGTGCGCAGGCGAGAACGAAGGTGCATGCGCGTTCCTTTCGGATGGAACTGGAAGGACGAACACCTCGGAGTGGGATGGAACTGTCCACGTGGCGCACACGCATGCGTGGCGACCCGGCGAAGCATGATCCTCCGGTTCCGAGTGGTGCGTTTCGGACTGTGGGCGAGTGGACGCGGGACCGCTTTCTGGTGTCGGGACGAGAGGCGCGAGCCTGCCCGATGACGTGGCGATCGCCACCGGAGGGTCCGCGTCCGTCGACCGTTGGTCACACTAGCAGAGCGTCGAACCGTGTTGCAACGCAGAAGACCACGCGATTTCACGTCGTGACGCGCGTACGGTGAACAAAGGCCGAACCCGCTCGGGTTCGGCCTTCGTCCGGTGGAGATACGGCGAGAGTCAGTTCGCTTCGGCTCGTTCCGACGTCTCTTCGCCCGGGTCCGTCCTCGCGATCAGACGGTTGATCCGCGCGGCCATGGCGGCGGGATCGTCGACCGTCGAACCCTCGGCGATCACCGCCTGCTCGTACAGCAGGTGTGCATAGTCCTCGACACGGGGGTCGGAGGGGTCCTTGTCGTGGAGGGTGCGCATGGTGCGCACGGCCGCGTGATCGGGGTTCAGCTCGAGGACGCGCTCGCGCGGCGGCAACTCCTCGCCACGGCCCATGCGCTTCATCAGGCGCTCCATGTGCGCGCTCACGCCGTGTTCGTCGGCCACCAGCACCGCAGCGCTCTCGCGCAGGCGGTGCGACGCCCGTACCTCCTTCACGCCCGACAGGGCGGTCTTCACGAAGGTGAAGAGTCCCTCGAGCTCTTCCTCCTTCTTCTCTTCGTCCTTCGATTCGCCCTCCGGCAGTTCACCCCGGTCGGCCGCCTTGAGCTTCCTGCCCTCGTACTCGCCGAGGTGGGCCACCAGGAACTCGTCGACGGGATCGGTGAGCAGCAGCACTTCCTGGCCCTTCTCGCGCAGGGCCTCGAGCGCCGGCGAGCGCTCGATCAGCGAGCGCCGCTCGCCGATCAGGTACCAGATCGTGTCCT encodes:
- a CDS encoding T9SS type A sorting domain-containing protein, which codes for MRTERIGLLTLALTLVLAPAAANAGGPLLVFDPETNSPFAWSTAAPVNVYTDLGDLGPVTNAQADALVQAGVSEWSGVPTSALQLTVAGDFSTVGLPDVNDGTTAAGVIGTFNGGGIHVIYDDDENVFFEFFGIPPGSGVLGVASPDFADGAEITEGWVVLGGGGVDPSDTAGQSFGGVVTHEFGHSINLAHTQTNGAIVFLGDDLTPDGCAGPYSNLPTFADLETMYPFIDPSAGVGIGVEMATIEHPDDVSALSNLYPAGGWPTTGATISGQVLLPDGVTPVTGINVIVRNVNDPYGDSNSELSGNRSQGEASTPRGDFEFNGLTPGEEYVVYIDGIVDGGFSTPPTTVTFNEEWWNTAESADGTVDPECDFSGIVANGVTSNVDIILTDPGAVLPLGDDDSIEVPLGFEFPFCDGNTYSSVFVGSNGFLTFGQGDTDFSESVGELLDGPPRIAPLWDDLSPNTGGTVTAENVGGEFVVTFTDVPQFAGTDSNNFTVTLRPDGTYSIEYGAIATTDAVVGRSQGGGVADPGSTDLSAAAQPIGDGLQTVYEEFSFVPSIDLANGTFEWTICELLPPAILDVDTTPIEVTLPAGGTTQLPLAIANAAVPPAFDLEWSLDDVEVTASPFLAGSTTELFEPQTAFRLERSNERSGSTAKKPTTAEALKDVSEKMPHVHPQHLAKALGPNAVADGSFEAGPFGGVWTESSTNFGTPICDVVTCGTGTGTGPRTGAFWTWFGGIAAFEAGSVSQTVTIPTGDVVLSFWIEQITCDSPSDYMQVLIDGTEVFRTDGGSAICGQLGYTEVTVDLTALGFADGQPHNVEFRSEIFAANGGGTNFFLDDVVIAAEISDCGFLSASTTSGSVPAGDSDIVDLVFDATGLATGSYDCEINISSNGGSATIPVTLNVTGEDVPPTAACNPWVTIVNETDTGPCEAFVDPSQVDAGSFDPDGGDVTLALDPPGPYVGGQNPVTLIVTDDEGNVSTCESVIVVDCPVPVSFTDVSVAREGWGAVLQWRLAEAFGFTGYHVYRQNGEQTDRVRLTDQVQDLSVAGSFRFVDEVAPTGGATYTVELVNANGGAMSFGPFRLTEGSGDDSIIRLEGGSPNPFRGQTTISFAVRSQQAVNLSVFDLRGRRVATLVDGVKATGRYDVRWDGRTDSGADVGSGVYLMRLQAQDQVEVQKVMLTK